In Pseudothermotoga hypogea DSM 11164 = NBRC 106472, the following are encoded in one genomic region:
- a CDS encoding exopolysaccharide biosynthesis polyprenyl glycosylphosphotransferase — MRKYNPLVLYLAGYGVLSLVYFLLSGSIGGSLLLPLVCCLALFSFRTFDREHLTDFNQLLVRSFVAIALSNIINYIILRLIYLSFFQGFGRVRLTALAVHTIICGPAVALIGYSLFSVLRRKIRPYRYAVIGGEKEIKELLKEIEQKSDEYRFVQFIENKDQLKTLNDEIDGIVVSDYNLYEFFQPELARLNLNNIIFLPHIAETVLKRIPLKLVEKFKAYYETSFNAIVEDAYKRILDVALATLALVITSPIVLIIAILILLEDGRPILYRQKRVGKDGKEFEFVKLRSLKQRDFDPDNPNRNIEQRMLKIGKFIRKYRLDELPQFWLVLKGDMSVVGPRPEMVEYHLQYVNRIPYYHYRLILKPGLTGWAQINYQHTTTFEEYKTKLEYDLYYVKNHSILLDLSVILKTLEAVVFKRGAR, encoded by the coding sequence GTGAGAAAGTACAATCCTCTTGTGCTGTATCTGGCAGGCTATGGCGTTCTTAGTCTTGTCTATTTCCTTCTTAGCGGTTCAATCGGCGGTTCTCTTCTTTTGCCTTTGGTGTGCTGCTTGGCGCTTTTCTCGTTCAGAACTTTCGACAGAGAGCACCTAACCGATTTCAACCAGCTGCTCGTAAGATCGTTCGTTGCAATTGCCCTTTCCAACATCATTAACTACATCATCCTTCGCTTGATCTACCTGTCGTTCTTCCAAGGCTTTGGAAGAGTTAGGCTCACGGCGCTTGCCGTGCACACGATCATCTGTGGACCAGCGGTGGCTCTGATTGGTTATTCTCTGTTCAGTGTATTGAGAAGGAAGATCAGGCCATACCGTTACGCCGTGATCGGCGGGGAAAAAGAGATAAAAGAATTGCTCAAAGAGATAGAACAGAAGAGCGACGAGTACAGATTCGTTCAGTTCATCGAAAACAAAGACCAGCTGAAAACACTCAATGACGAGATCGATGGTATTGTTGTTTCAGACTACAACCTTTACGAATTCTTTCAACCGGAGCTCGCGAGGCTGAACCTCAACAACATCATCTTTCTTCCGCACATCGCCGAGACTGTGTTGAAGAGGATTCCTTTAAAACTCGTAGAGAAATTCAAAGCTTATTATGAAACTTCTTTCAACGCCATCGTGGAGGATGCTTACAAGAGGATCTTGGATGTGGCCTTGGCCACTTTGGCGCTCGTTATCACCTCTCCCATCGTTCTGATCATTGCGATATTGATCCTTCTGGAAGATGGACGACCGATCTTATACAGGCAAAAACGTGTTGGGAAGGATGGCAAAGAGTTCGAGTTTGTGAAGTTGCGTTCGCTGAAACAGCGAGATTTTGACCCAGACAATCCAAACAGGAATATCGAGCAGAGGATGCTGAAAATAGGAAAGTTCATTCGGAAGTACAGACTTGATGAGTTACCACAGTTCTGGTTGGTGCTGAAGGGTGACATGAGCGTTGTTGGTCCAAGACCGGAGATGGTAGAGTATCATCTGCAGTACGTGAACAGGATTCCTTACTATCACTACAGACTCATACTCAAACCTGGCTTGACCGGTTGGGCACAGATAAACTACCAGCACACAACGACGTTCGAAGAGTACAAAACGAAGTTGGAGTACGATCTGTATTATGTCAAGAACCACTCGATCTTGCTGGATCTGAGCGTGATACTCAAAACATTGGAAGCCGTCGTTTTCAAGAGAGGTGCACGCTGA
- a CDS encoding mannose-1-phosphate guanylyltransferase, whose product MKCVILAGGSGERFWPLSTRETPKQFLKLFSDKTLLRETFERIAARLDPKDIYIVTNRAYAELTHMDVPEIPRENVLLEPLKKNTAPACTYATLKFDPSETIFIVPADHYISNVEKFWCCVQLGQNTLQEYEAIITFGIVPSRAETAYGYIEAGERIDENIFEVIKFHEKPDHQTALSYLEKGNYFWNSGMFMYKAGYFTEQMKKHAPQVIEPFLKKKDLEQIYQEVPSISIDYALMEKADRIIMVKADFVWSDVGNFNSLKDLGVKNSQLTVVMNGENLFVKTSKPAIVIGVSDVVIVENENGILVCKMDQIDKIREALKALQQKRTDSQH is encoded by the coding sequence ATGAAGTGTGTGATCTTGGCGGGTGGTAGTGGAGAGCGCTTTTGGCCGCTTTCAACACGAGAAACTCCAAAACAGTTTTTGAAACTCTTTTCTGACAAAACTTTGTTGAGAGAAACTTTCGAAAGGATCGCGGCAAGGCTCGATCCAAAAGACATCTACATCGTCACCAACAGGGCCTACGCCGAGCTTACTCACATGGATGTACCAGAGATTCCCAGGGAAAATGTCCTTCTCGAGCCATTGAAGAAAAACACCGCACCCGCGTGTACCTATGCCACATTGAAGTTCGATCCGAGTGAAACGATTTTCATCGTTCCTGCCGATCATTACATTTCAAACGTTGAAAAATTCTGGTGTTGCGTCCAGCTTGGTCAAAACACTTTGCAGGAGTATGAGGCGATCATCACGTTTGGTATAGTTCCTTCCCGAGCCGAAACGGCCTACGGGTACATCGAGGCAGGAGAACGAATCGATGAGAACATCTTCGAAGTGATCAAATTCCACGAAAAGCCCGATCATCAGACGGCTCTGTCCTACTTGGAGAAAGGAAATTACTTTTGGAACAGTGGTATGTTCATGTACAAGGCTGGCTACTTCACCGAGCAGATGAAAAAGCATGCTCCTCAGGTGATCGAACCATTTTTGAAGAAAAAAGACTTGGAACAGATCTATCAAGAAGTTCCTTCGATAAGCATAGACTATGCGCTCATGGAGAAGGCAGACAGGATCATCATGGTGAAAGCTGACTTCGTCTGGTCGGATGTTGGCAACTTCAATTCGCTTAAGGACCTTGGTGTGAAGAACTCGCAGCTCACTGTTGTGATGAACGGGGAAAACCTCTTCGTGAAAACAAGTAAACCAGCGATAGTGATAGGTGTCAGCGACGTGGTCATAGTTGAGAACGAGAACGGTATCCTGGTATGCAAGATGGACCAGATTGACAAAATCAGAGAGGCTTTGAAGGCTCTACAGCAAAAGAGAACCGATAGTCAGCATTGA
- a CDS encoding MFS transporter gives MNFLKFWRTDVKRLTEKDYRWNFVVNSIDNAFFSVGMTFGSVFTIFPVFAKNLGASNIELGLISAITNLGWGIPAIWGAKYAERSAKKLDLVLKVTMLERIPYFLIGLIALYLVGFSPKLSLYLSIATMGIAIFAMGFLGPPWMSMIEKVIDSRRRGTYFAVGSGLGAIMGIGGSFIARNLLANHPFPKNFAYVFFTGFVFFMLSLLFLSLTREVPDERIYDDEPVLSYIKKMRHVFADKNFRNFLIERIISSFMFSSGGFVTVYLLKKFSLPDDSAAIFTAIVLAFQGASSFLFGPIGDKMGHKLNLIVSKVCYVSATLLAVFSKRVEQAYVVYALMGVVNTTGNVGSMAITLDMTSSKRKELYMGSLYFLIAPFSFVAPLICGKMIDLLGHTLAFLLTGVIGVFNLFYLLRFVVDPRMRRRL, from the coding sequence ATGAACTTTCTGAAGTTTTGGCGTACGGATGTGAAAAGGCTCACAGAGAAAGATTATCGCTGGAACTTCGTTGTCAATTCGATTGACAACGCTTTTTTCAGCGTCGGTATGACCTTTGGCTCCGTCTTCACGATTTTCCCAGTTTTCGCTAAGAACCTTGGTGCGTCCAACATCGAACTTGGTTTGATCTCGGCGATAACGAACCTTGGTTGGGGCATACCTGCGATCTGGGGTGCCAAATACGCAGAACGTTCGGCCAAAAAGCTGGACCTCGTGCTCAAGGTGACGATGTTGGAGAGAATTCCGTATTTTCTCATTGGACTCATCGCATTGTACTTGGTTGGTTTTTCTCCCAAGCTTTCGCTCTATCTTTCAATCGCAACTATGGGTATCGCCATCTTTGCCATGGGTTTTCTGGGTCCACCATGGATGAGCATGATAGAAAAAGTCATAGATTCACGCAGGAGGGGAACGTACTTCGCCGTGGGAAGTGGTCTGGGTGCGATCATGGGTATAGGTGGATCGTTCATCGCGAGGAATTTGCTCGCGAACCATCCATTTCCCAAGAACTTTGCTTACGTGTTCTTCACAGGCTTTGTTTTCTTCATGTTGTCCTTACTCTTCTTGTCGCTCACCAGAGAGGTGCCAGACGAGCGGATTTACGACGATGAACCGGTCCTCAGTTACATAAAAAAGATGAGACACGTTTTCGCAGACAAGAACTTCAGGAACTTCTTGATAGAGAGGATCATCAGTAGCTTCATGTTCAGTTCGGGTGGTTTCGTAACGGTTTACCTTCTCAAGAAGTTCTCACTTCCTGACGACTCAGCCGCGATCTTCACTGCTATTGTCTTGGCTTTTCAGGGTGCTTCATCCTTCCTGTTCGGACCAATTGGTGACAAGATGGGGCACAAGCTGAACCTGATCGTGAGTAAGGTTTGTTACGTTTCAGCGACTCTCCTTGCCGTGTTTTCTAAGCGTGTGGAGCAGGCCTACGTTGTATACGCACTCATGGGGGTGGTGAACACAACGGGCAACGTTGGAAGCATGGCAATCACATTGGACATGACGTCGAGCAAGCGCAAAGAACTCTACATGGGTTCGCTGTATTTTCTGATAGCACCGTTCTCTTTTGTTGCACCGCTCATCTGTGGAAAGATGATCGATCTTCTTGGACATACCCTCGCCTTTTTGTTGACAGGTGTGATCGGAGTGTTCAATCTGTTTTATCTTTTAAGATTCGTTGTGGATCCCAGGATGAGAAGACGATTATGA
- a CDS encoding MBL fold metallo-hydrolase — MEIRKIVGQVCYVPNPVNICIVYTKDSAVLVDSGIDENFARKLCRLLEKPAKFLINTHSHADHCGGNAFLKDKFSVHIMAPEIERHIIESPILEPFYLFGAAPPKELQTKFLMAKPCRVDETLEPGTITLQDVTLNIVPLAGHSPNQIGVAVDKVLFCADALFSKGAIEKYKMFVVYDVKNFLQTLELLEKSNYDFFLPSHGDLTGDITELLNLNRKVVQNVSNEILNLLRTPHTFDELFRMLLGRFDIEVKNFVQFVLYRSTVHAYLSYLLDEGHVEKDLIKNSLLWRIKA; from the coding sequence ATGGAGATCAGAAAGATCGTAGGCCAAGTCTGCTATGTTCCCAACCCCGTGAATATTTGTATCGTCTACACAAAGGACTCGGCTGTGCTCGTGGACAGCGGGATAGATGAAAACTTCGCGAGAAAACTCTGTCGACTCCTGGAAAAACCAGCGAAGTTTCTCATCAACACGCATTCCCACGCTGATCACTGTGGTGGCAACGCATTCTTGAAGGACAAGTTTTCGGTTCACATAATGGCTCCAGAAATAGAAAGACATATCATAGAAAGTCCGATCCTGGAACCGTTTTACCTGTTCGGCGCTGCTCCGCCGAAGGAACTCCAAACCAAGTTCCTCATGGCGAAACCGTGTCGAGTGGACGAAACGCTTGAGCCCGGCACGATCACACTTCAAGACGTAACTCTAAACATTGTTCCACTCGCCGGCCATTCACCCAACCAGATCGGTGTTGCCGTGGACAAAGTTCTCTTCTGTGCGGATGCCTTGTTTTCAAAAGGAGCTATCGAGAAATATAAGATGTTCGTTGTGTACGACGTGAAGAATTTTCTGCAAACACTCGAGCTACTCGAAAAATCGAACTACGATTTCTTCTTACCATCCCATGGTGATCTCACCGGTGACATAACTGAGTTGTTGAACCTCAACAGAAAGGTTGTTCAAAACGTCTCGAACGAGATTCTGAATCTTTTGAGAACACCACACACGTTCGACGAACTTTTTCGAATGCTGCTGGGTAGATTCGACATCGAAGTCAAGAACTTTGTGCAGTTTGTTCTGTACAGATCAACGGTTCACGCCTATCTCAGTTACCTCCTGGACGAAGGTCACGTGGAAAAAGACTTGATCAAGAATTCGTTGCTGTGGCGAATTAAAGCGTGA
- a CDS encoding lytic transglycosylase domain-containing protein has protein sequence MRKILCLSLLSVVFSVLVSNPLVFLNDPRTTFCFDFQVDRFRFSLFLPLVRSIAPIDWFLPKENAVILKGLIKVESDFFVHALSEKGAMGLTQLMPSTAKELGVLNPFNVFQSVDGANRYLKDLQKRFNSVNLALAAYYEGPTRVARQGPSVEGLKYAQKVLNSARDFENRTAFFKDAVYFEPYFELGKHFSGGVNFYLSLLGVAYLTGGLNVSDRVSQHVFVYPNITDSVSLILGERDLNLVGGFFFRKMPDFGIQLLVGKNELDVNALARVWRFYITAGFSQQRLRVGFIFK, from the coding sequence TTGCGAAAAATCTTGTGCCTGTCTTTATTATCTGTCGTATTTTCGGTGCTCGTCTCCAATCCGCTGGTGTTTTTGAACGATCCACGGACTACCTTCTGTTTCGACTTTCAAGTTGATCGCTTCAGGTTCTCTCTTTTCTTGCCATTGGTACGATCCATCGCACCAATCGATTGGTTTTTGCCAAAAGAGAACGCAGTAATTCTGAAAGGACTGATCAAAGTCGAATCTGATTTCTTCGTGCATGCGCTCTCAGAAAAAGGCGCGATGGGTTTGACCCAGCTGATGCCATCCACGGCTAAAGAACTCGGTGTGCTGAACCCGTTCAACGTCTTCCAGTCTGTGGATGGTGCCAACCGTTATTTGAAAGATCTTCAGAAGCGGTTTAACAGCGTCAATCTTGCCCTTGCTGCCTACTACGAAGGACCAACAAGAGTCGCAAGACAAGGTCCGAGCGTTGAGGGATTGAAGTACGCTCAAAAGGTTTTGAACAGTGCAAGGGATTTCGAAAACAGAACGGCCTTTTTCAAAGATGCGGTGTACTTTGAACCTTATTTTGAGCTCGGAAAACACTTTTCGGGTGGTGTGAACTTCTATCTTTCTTTGCTCGGGGTAGCGTATCTGACTGGTGGTTTGAACGTTTCTGACAGGGTCTCTCAACATGTGTTTGTGTATCCGAACATCACCGATTCGGTCTCTTTGATTCTTGGCGAGAGGGATCTCAACCTGGTCGGAGGTTTTTTCTTCCGAAAGATGCCCGATTTCGGCATACAACTTCTTGTAGGAAAGAACGAACTCGATGTGAACGCGCTGGCTCGAGTGTGGAGGTTCTACATAACGGCGGGCTTTTCACAGCAGAGACTTCGCGTTGGCTTCATCTTCAAATGA
- a CDS encoding DUF2922 domain-containing protein, which produces MKRLFLDFVNEEDGKRRRITIPNPKEDLTSEQVSEAMDMLISLGALPSTFVKDRAAIVETVTNEFFNLL; this is translated from the coding sequence ATGAAGAGATTGTTCCTCGATTTTGTGAACGAAGAGGACGGTAAGAGACGCAGGATCACTATACCCAACCCTAAGGAAGACTTGACGAGCGAACAGGTATCCGAGGCCATGGACATGCTGATAAGTCTTGGAGCACTTCCTTCGACCTTCGTCAAAGACAGAGCCGCGATAGTCGAGACGGTCACGAACGAATTCTTCAACTTGCTCTGA
- a CDS encoding DUF1659 domain-containing protein: MKQIRIVYNTGEVDESGRPVLRRGTFAVEDSVTTVQAEQIANLIDSLSDYTVQEAYLVTTTQVI, translated from the coding sequence ATGAAACAGATCAGGATCGTTTACAACACGGGTGAAGTCGACGAAAGCGGTAGGCCGGTCCTCAGACGTGGCACCTTTGCCGTGGAAGATTCCGTCACCACTGTTCAGGCTGAACAGATTGCCAACCTGATCGACTCTCTGAGCGACTACACCGTTCAAGAAGCGTACCTCGTCACCACGACACAGGTAATATGA
- a CDS encoding type I restriction endonuclease, protein MRDYLETALRNLRYLREQNASSEQDLKRLVVEPVLLWIGIDVYDPAVLREEFKIPQVKALTRADYVIMKDGKPILAIEAKGTEENIEDGLKQLIDYCNYGNVRFGVITNGKDWWLVDEQWKQNPQRVFFKLSLDSERVSLLKLLSPQNFHLLEEFAQNVEKILQLDLTPTLKEKFLDTTAKEYIEKIGTKEPSPPSITEGWIDLDRLLQLMKDKNIRKFIKCPEKVMINSKAMSAESWTQVYREFVIAYAEKIKEPIKFPKAQNQPLICFDHLPSGVNPLNYSRLQVKGKTLFLLTCLATYDKLRAIKYFQQVLQLPPDSVLFPKEWFEELASSK, encoded by the coding sequence GTGAGGGATTATCTTGAGACGGCCCTAAGGAATCTTCGGTACCTGAGAGAACAGAACGCATCGAGTGAGCAGGATCTCAAAAGATTGGTTGTCGAACCCGTACTGTTGTGGATCGGGATAGACGTGTACGACCCAGCAGTTTTGAGAGAGGAATTCAAGATTCCGCAAGTGAAGGCACTCACACGTGCAGACTACGTGATCATGAAGGATGGCAAGCCGATCTTGGCGATCGAAGCGAAAGGCACGGAGGAAAATATCGAAGATGGTCTGAAACAGTTGATAGATTACTGCAACTATGGCAACGTGAGATTCGGTGTTATCACCAACGGGAAAGACTGGTGGCTTGTGGATGAACAATGGAAGCAGAACCCTCAGCGCGTGTTCTTCAAGCTCTCGCTCGATTCCGAAAGAGTGTCCCTGTTGAAATTGTTGTCACCACAGAATTTTCATCTGCTCGAGGAGTTCGCTCAAAACGTGGAAAAAATCTTGCAACTGGATCTGACACCAACGCTCAAGGAGAAGTTCTTGGACACAACAGCCAAAGAGTACATTGAAAAGATCGGCACGAAGGAACCGTCCCCACCATCCATCACTGAGGGATGGATCGATCTTGATCGACTGCTTCAACTGATGAAAGACAAGAACATCAGAAAGTTCATAAAATGTCCCGAGAAGGTCATGATAAACTCCAAAGCAATGAGTGCGGAGTCTTGGACACAAGTGTACCGTGAGTTCGTGATCGCTTATGCTGAGAAGATAAAAGAGCCAATCAAGTTTCCAAAGGCGCAAAATCAGCCCCTAATATGTTTCGACCATCTGCCATCTGGCGTGAATCCTTTGAATTACAGTAGACTCCAAGTTAAGGGAAAGACGCTTTTTTTATTGACTTGTCTTGCAACATATGACAAACTTAGGGCCATCAAATACTTTCAACAAGTACTGCAATTACCTCCAGACAGCGTTCTTTTTCCAAAGGAATGGTTTGAAGAACTTGCTTCGAGCAAATGA
- a CDS encoding carbohydrate ABC transporter permease produces the protein MRKLNRKRLIKNVVSLIILSLLGLMAFIPLYWMVVTALKPPTLVLKFPPEILPKSVTLTNFKYLFHRPYILRWTINSFVVAGSVTVARIVLCAMAGYALAKKKFPGAKIFFWLYIGSMMIPSQVTLIPLYVIVSSLRMINTYWGLILPSVAAPFGVFLMRQFMVTLPDEIIEAGRIDGASEFQTFWKIIFPISKPAIAVLGIFTFVNEWNAFLWPLIVTNTTAMKTLQAGLVMIREEVPLEFALHMASSTYAAIPMLIVFFAFQRYFLEGITVGAIK, from the coding sequence ATGAGAAAACTTAATCGAAAACGTTTGATCAAAAACGTGGTTTCTCTCATAATACTATCGTTGCTCGGTTTGATGGCTTTCATACCACTTTACTGGATGGTCGTTACGGCGTTGAAGCCGCCAACACTGGTTTTGAAGTTTCCTCCGGAGATCCTCCCGAAAAGCGTTACTCTGACGAACTTCAAATATTTGTTCCACAGGCCCTACATTTTGAGATGGACCATCAACAGCTTTGTTGTGGCTGGCTCTGTGACGGTGGCCAGGATTGTTCTCTGTGCGATGGCTGGCTATGCTCTGGCAAAGAAAAAGTTCCCCGGTGCGAAAATCTTCTTTTGGCTCTACATAGGCTCGATGATGATACCAAGCCAGGTCACTCTCATACCACTCTATGTGATAGTCTCAAGCCTTAGGATGATAAACACCTACTGGGGTTTAATTCTACCCAGTGTGGCGGCGCCGTTCGGTGTCTTTCTGATGAGACAGTTCATGGTAACGTTGCCGGATGAGATCATTGAAGCCGGAAGGATAGATGGTGCTTCGGAATTTCAGACGTTCTGGAAAATCATCTTTCCGATTTCAAAACCAGCGATAGCGGTTCTTGGAATCTTCACATTTGTCAACGAGTGGAACGCTTTTCTCTGGCCACTGATCGTGACCAACACAACGGCGATGAAGACGCTTCAAGCTGGTCTTGTCATGATAAGAGAAGAGGTTCCCTTAGAGTTCGCTCTACACATGGCCAGTTCGACCTATGCTGCGATACCGATGCTGATAGTCTTCTTCGCTTTCCAGAGATACTTCTTAGAAGGAATAACCGTGGGGGCGATAAAGTGA
- a CDS encoding carbohydrate ABC transporter permease translates to MNLLKRIYKHRYAYFFLLPHFAFFLIFFLLPVGNGVYLSLFDYNVFSKTFIGIENYREIFSDWLFRKALLNTFIYTFGVVPLWLGKALLVTVLIYPFRKPIKTFFKTVFYLPHVTSSVIISLIWLWIFNPTFGLLNYFMKLLGLNPVIWLGNKLTAMPSLIAMQVIMGGGSTIVLLSAAMASIPEYYFESAKLEGASSWKIFTKITVPLLKPTILYALVMGTIANFQTFSNIYVMTQGGPEFSTITVAYLVYTTAFRDYNLGLASAMSMVMFVILVGLGILQFKWLGSNVQY, encoded by the coding sequence TTGAATCTTTTGAAAAGGATTTACAAACACAGATACGCTTACTTTTTCTTGCTTCCACACTTTGCGTTTTTCCTCATCTTTTTCCTTCTTCCGGTGGGTAACGGAGTCTATCTGAGTTTGTTCGACTACAATGTTTTCTCGAAGACGTTCATCGGGATTGAAAACTACAGAGAGATATTCAGCGATTGGCTCTTCAGGAAAGCACTGCTAAACACTTTCATCTACACCTTTGGTGTCGTTCCGTTGTGGCTCGGCAAGGCGTTGCTCGTCACCGTTCTCATTTATCCTTTTCGAAAGCCGATCAAGACGTTCTTCAAAACGGTGTTTTACCTTCCACACGTCACTTCGTCGGTGATAATCTCCCTGATATGGTTGTGGATCTTCAACCCGACTTTTGGCTTGCTCAACTATTTCATGAAACTGCTTGGACTCAATCCGGTCATATGGCTTGGGAACAAGTTGACTGCTATGCCTTCTCTCATCGCCATGCAGGTCATCATGGGTGGAGGTTCTACGATCGTTTTACTCTCTGCAGCGATGGCGTCGATACCGGAATACTATTTTGAGTCTGCGAAGTTGGAGGGGGCGAGTTCGTGGAAGATCTTCACGAAAATCACAGTTCCACTGCTCAAGCCAACGATTCTCTACGCACTTGTGATGGGCACGATTGCGAACTTCCAAACTTTTTCAAACATCTACGTGATGACGCAGGGCGGTCCAGAGTTCTCCACAATCACGGTGGCGTATCTGGTCTACACAACCGCGTTCAGAGATTACAACCTTGGTTTGGCGTCGGCGATGTCGATGGTCATGTTCGTGATACTTGTTGGGCTGGGAATACTCCAATTCAAATGGCTTGGCTCAAACGTTCAGTATTGA
- a CDS encoding ABC transporter substrate-binding protein: MKTSWKVLLALLLLVGTALFSAKITITWWINPWRIAPPGHPADKPLTGEEFPKWISEEFMKLHPDVEVKYVLVTNQEYAQKLAAAIATKTQPDFFKGPVWDSRWAKSGLLEPIDDYLSPEDWKDFYEQCLKAGYVDGKHYMWPWVYGTNGMGATMLLYTPDFEKAGIDWRKIVNEGWTMEEFVEVCKKLTWDSDGDGQIDHYAIGLGAKSDMVHNVLNFIYAHGGRLTNEDETEVILNSPEAIAGLQFVLDLIEKHGVAPKGAEALDIYGVINLFHTHKVSIGFGGPYEIGRITRYVREGRLSEAFYPVVAPFPHVEGKDPVAYARGSGFIVFKQSDPKKRDMIFEFLKFITNHENIALLETLNYLTARRSVNELLYKDDPYMNEQVRRYAQIMDKYGMEFFGSQEFPWSQMNAHFVAALEATFSKSKTPEQALNDFVREANRILKKVK; this comes from the coding sequence GTGAAAACAAGTTGGAAGGTCTTGCTGGCGTTGTTGCTTCTCGTCGGGACAGCTTTGTTCTCGGCAAAGATCACGATAACTTGGTGGATCAATCCTTGGAGAATAGCACCTCCTGGTCATCCTGCCGACAAGCCACTGACGGGAGAAGAATTTCCCAAGTGGATTTCAGAAGAGTTCATGAAACTACACCCAGACGTGGAGGTCAAGTATGTCCTCGTGACGAACCAGGAGTACGCGCAGAAACTCGCAGCTGCGATCGCAACAAAAACCCAGCCAGATTTCTTCAAAGGGCCTGTTTGGGACAGTCGCTGGGCGAAGAGCGGTTTGCTGGAACCCATCGATGATTATTTGTCCCCAGAAGATTGGAAAGACTTCTACGAACAGTGTCTGAAGGCAGGTTACGTCGACGGTAAACACTACATGTGGCCCTGGGTTTACGGAACCAACGGAATGGGTGCGACGATGCTTCTGTACACACCCGATTTTGAAAAGGCTGGCATAGACTGGAGAAAGATCGTCAACGAAGGCTGGACGATGGAAGAGTTCGTCGAAGTTTGCAAGAAACTAACCTGGGACAGCGATGGGGACGGTCAGATCGATCATTATGCCATTGGACTCGGCGCAAAAAGTGACATGGTGCACAACGTTTTGAACTTCATCTATGCACACGGTGGCAGATTGACCAATGAAGACGAGACTGAAGTGATACTGAACAGCCCCGAGGCGATCGCAGGACTTCAGTTTGTCCTTGACCTTATAGAAAAACACGGAGTTGCGCCGAAGGGTGCCGAGGCTCTCGACATCTATGGTGTTATAAATCTTTTCCATACCCACAAGGTGAGCATAGGCTTCGGTGGCCCGTACGAGATAGGAAGAATCACACGTTATGTGAGAGAGGGCCGTCTCTCAGAGGCTTTCTATCCAGTAGTTGCACCGTTCCCGCACGTTGAGGGAAAGGACCCAGTCGCGTACGCTCGAGGTAGTGGTTTCATAGTCTTCAAGCAGAGCGATCCGAAGAAAAGAGACATGATCTTCGAGTTCCTCAAATTCATCACCAATCATGAGAACATCGCTCTGTTGGAAACACTTAATTATCTCACCGCGAGAAGGTCCGTCAACGAGCTTCTTTACAAGGACGATCCCTACATGAACGAACAGGTCAGAAGGTACGCCCAGATCATGGATAAGTACGGGATGGAATTCTTTGGAAGTCAGGAGTTCCCGTGGTCTCAAATGAATGCACACTTTGTCGCCGCACTCGAAGCTACTTTTTCTAAGTCGAAAACACCTGAGCAAGCTTTGAACGACTTCGTCAGAGAAGCGAACAGGATCCTCAAGAAAGTGAAGTGA